The following proteins are encoded in a genomic region of Fervidobacterium pennivorans DSM 9078:
- the rdgB gene encoding RdgB/HAM1 family non-canonical purine NTP pyrophosphatase, with product MNVLNNTKPANQEKVKIYIASKNNHKIEEIKLVVPEFVELETVNWEIDVEETGETFIENSIIKALEYGKEIGQPVIADDSGLSIDVLGGFPGVMSARYLEGASYVEKMESILQLMRNYEERSAKFVCAATYFNPIKNFLISVEGYVEGTISREIRGDKGFGYDPIFIPKGYDKTFGELGEEVKKHISHRSVAFKKLFEFLMKVGEIVI from the coding sequence GTGAACGTGTTAAACAATACAAAACCTGCAAATCAAGAAAAGGTAAAAATCTACATTGCATCAAAGAACAATCACAAAATCGAAGAGATAAAACTCGTTGTCCCGGAATTTGTAGAACTTGAAACAGTGAACTGGGAGATTGATGTTGAAGAAACCGGTGAGACATTCATTGAGAATTCCATCATCAAGGCTCTCGAATATGGAAAAGAAATAGGTCAGCCAGTAATAGCCGATGATTCAGGTCTTTCTATAGACGTGCTGGGTGGCTTTCCCGGTGTTATGAGTGCCAGGTATTTGGAAGGGGCAAGTTATGTTGAAAAGATGGAGAGCATCCTTCAGTTGATGAGAAATTACGAAGAACGAAGCGCAAAGTTTGTGTGTGCCGCTACGTATTTCAATCCTATTAAGAATTTCTTGATTTCTGTAGAAGGTTATGTTGAAGGAACAATCAGTCGAGAGATACGCGGGGATAAAGGTTTTGGCTATGATCCCATATTTATTCCAAAAGGCTACGATAAGACATTTGGTGAGCTTGGTGAAGAAGTGAAAAAGCACATAAGCCACAGGAGCGTGGCGTTTAAAAAGTTGTTCGAATTTCTGATGAAAGTTGGGGAGATTGTAATATGA